The Gymnodinialimonas sp. 57CJ19 genome includes a window with the following:
- a CDS encoding helix-turn-helix transcriptional regulator, whose product MVRDDAELFAEIGARLAICRNEIGVSQAAMAEAIGVSHRAYHSYEKGKRGVPVEALVKMQSRYDIDVAWLLLGTKSIRAGHDFEALKHIESSLDKHLTDEGIKVKSEKRGAIVARWYQSHVEGREVTDDDVHTWIELVRE is encoded by the coding sequence ATGGTGCGAGATGATGCTGAATTGTTTGCAGAGATTGGCGCTCGCCTCGCGATCTGTCGCAATGAGATAGGCGTTTCTCAGGCTGCTATGGCTGAAGCTATTGGCGTGTCACATCGTGCCTATCATAGCTACGAAAAAGGCAAACGCGGCGTCCCGGTCGAGGCCCTCGTCAAGATGCAAAGCCGCTACGATATTGACGTCGCCTGGCTACTTTTGGGCACCAAATCCATTCGGGCTGGGCATGATTTCGAGGCCCTCAAACACATCGAAAGCTCGCTGGACAAGCACCTCACCGACGAGGGCATAAAAGTCAAAAGCGAGAAGCGCGGGGCCATTGTCGCGCGCTGGTATCAATCGCATGTCGAAGGTCGTGAAGTGACGGATGATGACGTGCACACATGGATCGAGTTGGTAAGGGAGTAA